One stretch of Geoalkalibacter ferrihydriticus DSM 17813 DNA includes these proteins:
- a CDS encoding S8 family serine peptidase has product MNTFWIRIVDANFQMLRGASVRALAGDQRDIKLEFEEDHWVGRGMPGARVILEVGAQGFESETHVVELRDELTQVVIGLRQPGQLSYSYGLDRLAFAPVEDALLLRVWGKNAADVFAKLARGQKLKWRAVSTQAASSPEDLFVHVEGDVEGVQALAKELSAGKLNVEISRPIAHGERPAFGLTNELIVRFRDDVRRQEADRLAAGVGLRILRELRHAGNAFVLAREGFPSYDLLKAADALAHSGRVIYAEPNLTFALELDQYTPNDPLYGQVPHLPLIGADDAWDLLDNVAITLRGGSPDITIGVIDPHGVAPNHPELTANLTDGTSKLVTSMNFVVSPIAAQTVAGLGGDHGTQCAASATAAFDDNRGIPGVAPNCHLIGARIGGSANTVLMADIYLWVGGFLNGSTAAGFPAAPPARAADVISSSWGANGLALSNTIRDCFDFLTTYGRGGKGCVLLFSLGNNGYLDFTNAAGAFFRAWPTYQKTLAIGSSINVNPTNPIPVSFHADPNGNTNNIATAVDRRALFSPFGATALRKPDLVSPSHTAYNGAGNLIDPILSAVRVGTGNVDGCPGPATCNDYAVSFGGTSHSTPTVAGAVALILSARSNLNWVQVRDILRQSCARIDAAQTNAIGQWQDLDGNGQIDYSRWYGAGRLDVQTAVGLALDGGLPLSDVYVRENLADIGDVPSGGSWWASPDIWVRQDAATPIPALSWSDPPPHQNARRGQNNALFCRVRNRGTAAATTVYVRAMLTHWAGLEFVYPADFQPSNNVGAPVPNPLVPGTYLIGEERIDNLGVGADQIVKFTWPQALIPPATVVVGGATVHWHPCLLVEASPHDGPDPIGGLSVPVQGNNNIAQRNISIVDAADADADLFVGMVAGSRNVFGVATLIVDATLLRGAISIRLHLADARAMKQFTAGIRQAVQEQQVPVRTGEDGKGCAVIIEQRTKLRVECGSCDTVIEAAAGSRIFTCGGRPATPVKVNFIKHQNLEAVEIVGLQGQIEIPLRLAGGQFVPLLVAVTGEASGDLRLAQRRGDGELSAGYGIRRTRS; this is encoded by the coding sequence TGTTGCTGCGCGTCTGGGGCAAGAATGCGGCCGATGTCTTCGCCAAGCTGGCTCGCGGACAGAAGCTCAAGTGGCGGGCTGTCTCGACACAGGCCGCGAGTTCGCCCGAGGATCTTTTCGTACATGTCGAAGGCGATGTGGAAGGGGTTCAGGCCTTGGCCAAGGAGCTGAGCGCCGGCAAACTCAATGTCGAGATTTCGCGCCCCATCGCACACGGGGAGCGTCCGGCCTTTGGTTTGACCAATGAGCTCATTGTACGTTTTCGGGATGATGTCAGACGGCAGGAGGCAGATCGCCTGGCCGCAGGTGTGGGCCTGAGAATCCTGCGTGAACTCAGGCATGCCGGCAATGCTTTCGTGCTCGCGCGCGAGGGATTTCCCTCCTACGATCTGCTCAAGGCGGCCGATGCCCTGGCGCACAGTGGTCGGGTCATCTATGCCGAACCCAATCTGACTTTTGCCCTCGAACTGGATCAGTACACGCCGAACGATCCGCTGTACGGGCAGGTGCCGCACTTGCCGCTGATCGGGGCCGACGATGCCTGGGATCTGTTGGACAATGTGGCCATCACCCTGCGCGGCGGCTCACCGGATATCACTATCGGCGTCATCGACCCCCACGGGGTGGCGCCCAATCATCCGGAGTTGACGGCCAACTTGACCGATGGCACCAGCAAACTGGTGACTTCCATGAATTTTGTGGTTTCGCCTATCGCCGCGCAAACAGTGGCTGGCCTGGGGGGCGATCACGGCACCCAGTGTGCCGCCTCGGCGACTGCCGCCTTCGATGATAATCGGGGCATTCCGGGCGTCGCGCCCAACTGCCATCTTATCGGCGCGCGTATCGGCGGCTCTGCAAATACGGTGCTCATGGCCGATATCTATCTGTGGGTGGGCGGATTCCTCAACGGGTCCACCGCCGCAGGATTTCCGGCCGCACCGCCGGCACGTGCCGCAGACGTTATCTCGAGTTCCTGGGGCGCCAATGGTCTGGCTCTCTCCAACACCATCCGCGATTGCTTTGATTTTCTCACCACCTATGGCCGCGGCGGCAAAGGATGCGTGTTGCTTTTTTCCCTGGGGAACAACGGCTACCTCGATTTCACCAATGCCGCGGGGGCGTTTTTCAGGGCATGGCCAACCTACCAGAAGACCCTGGCCATCGGCTCAAGCATCAATGTCAATCCCACCAATCCAATACCGGTTTCCTTTCACGCCGATCCCAACGGCAACACCAACAACATTGCCACCGCCGTTGACCGGCGGGCTCTGTTCAGTCCCTTCGGCGCCACCGCCCTGCGCAAGCCTGATCTGGTTTCGCCCTCGCATACGGCCTACAATGGCGCGGGCAACCTCATCGATCCGATTCTCTCGGCGGTGCGCGTCGGCACGGGCAACGTCGATGGTTGCCCGGGGCCGGCCACCTGTAACGACTATGCCGTCTCTTTCGGCGGCACCAGCCACTCCACCCCGACGGTGGCGGGGGCCGTGGCGCTCATCCTGTCCGCGCGTTCCAACCTGAACTGGGTGCAGGTGCGCGACATTCTGCGCCAATCCTGCGCGCGCATCGACGCTGCCCAGACCAACGCCATCGGCCAATGGCAGGATCTCGACGGCAATGGACAGATCGATTACAGCCGCTGGTACGGCGCCGGGCGCCTCGATGTGCAGACGGCGGTGGGGCTGGCCCTGGATGGGGGGCTGCCGCTTTCCGATGTCTATGTGCGCGAGAATCTCGCCGACATTGGCGATGTTCCTTCCGGTGGAAGCTGGTGGGCGAGCCCGGACATCTGGGTGCGCCAGGATGCCGCAACGCCCATTCCGGCGCTTTCCTGGAGCGATCCCCCGCCCCATCAGAATGCCCGGCGCGGACAAAACAACGCGCTGTTCTGCCGGGTGCGCAACCGGGGCACGGCGGCGGCAACCACGGTCTATGTGCGCGCCATGCTGACGCACTGGGCCGGGCTGGAATTTGTCTATCCGGCCGATTTTCAGCCGTCGAACAACGTCGGCGCGCCGGTTCCCAACCCGCTGGTTCCCGGCACCTACCTGATCGGCGAGGAGCGCATCGACAATCTGGGGGTGGGTGCCGACCAGATCGTGAAGTTTACCTGGCCGCAGGCGCTGATTCCCCCGGCCACAGTGGTGGTCGGCGGTGCCACGGTCCACTGGCACCCCTGTCTGCTGGTGGAGGCTTCACCCCATGACGGCCCCGATCCCATCGGCGGCTTGTCGGTGCCGGTGCAGGGCAACAACAACATTGCCCAGCGCAACATCAGCATCGTCGATGCCGCAGATGCCGATGCCGACCTCTTTGTCGGTATGGTCGCCGGTAGCCGCAATGTCTTCGGTGTGGCGACCCTGATCGTCGATGCCACCCTTTTGCGCGGGGCAATCTCCATCCGCCTGCACCTGGCCGATGCGCGTGCCATGAAACAATTCACGGCGGGCATCCGACAAGCGGTTCAGGAGCAGCAGGTTCCAGTGCGCACCGGCGAGGACGGCAAGGGTTGCGCGGTGATCATTGAGCAGCGCACCAAGCTGCGCGTGGAATGCGGATCCTGCGATACGGTGATCGAAGCCGCGGCCGGGTCGAGAATCTTCACCTGCGGCGGCCGACCCGCGACCCCGGTCAAGGTGAATTTCATCAAACATCAGAATCTGGAAGCCGTCGAAATTGTCGGCTTGCAGGGTCAGATCGAAATTCCGCTGCGTCTGGCCGGTGGCCAGTTCGTACCCCTGCTGGTGGCCGTGACCGGAGAGGCCAGCGGTGACTTGCGCCTCGCCCAGCGTCGCGGCGATGGGGAACTCTCGGCGGGATACGGGATTCGCCGCACCCGTTCCTGA
- a CDS encoding DUF2959 domain-containing protein, translating to MKSLPSVLLLFLLASLSACSSVYYGAMEKVGIHKRDIMVDRVKVARDTQQEAKEQFLTAMEHYKSVVNFEGGDLERAYNRFNATLQKSEAKAAEVRRRIKAVEEVSGALFKEWRAEIRQYSSEELRRSSQRQYDLTRQRYTDLMAAMKQAEAKLEPALVPLRDQVLFMKHNLNAQAIAGLKNEVVVVQANVDSLVRTIEQSVAQADAFIASWEAE from the coding sequence ATGAAGAGTCTACCCTCAGTCTTGTTGCTTTTTCTGTTGGCTTCTCTATCGGCCTGCAGCTCCGTCTATTACGGAGCCATGGAAAAGGTGGGAATTCACAAACGCGACATCATGGTGGATCGCGTCAAGGTCGCGCGCGACACTCAGCAGGAAGCCAAGGAGCAATTTCTAACGGCCATGGAGCACTACAAGAGCGTGGTCAATTTTGAGGGCGGGGATCTGGAGCGGGCTTACAACCGGTTCAACGCCACCTTGCAAAAGAGCGAGGCCAAGGCGGCCGAAGTGCGCAGACGCATCAAGGCGGTCGAGGAGGTCTCAGGGGCACTGTTCAAGGAGTGGCGCGCCGAAATCCGACAGTACTCCAGCGAGGAGTTGCGCAGATCAAGTCAACGACAGTACGACCTGACCCGGCAGAGGTACACGGATCTGATGGCGGCCATGAAGCAGGCGGAGGCAAAATTGGAACCGGCGCTGGTGCCCCTGCGTGACCAGGTGCTGTTCATGAAGCACAATCTCAACGCGCAGGCCATCGCCGGGCTGAAAAATGAGGTGGTCGTCGTGCAGGCCAACGTCGACAGCCTGGTGCGCACCATCGAACAATCCGTCGCCCAGGCCGATGCGTTCATTGCATCCTGGGAGGCGGAGTGA